One segment of Neodiprion fabricii isolate iyNeoFabr1 chromosome 1, iyNeoFabr1.1, whole genome shotgun sequence DNA contains the following:
- the LOC124187820 gene encoding lysine-rich arabinogalactan protein 19-like: protein MTDPVHLAAVSPLTNTSASNPPVPWILHPIEIPSRPLTRPPAVLLSLWDVRRARLTSPSYHRRIPAPVSPFPEPQRSFVSTATQTTDSEWESPVKTAENRRPPTPPSSPESRYTPPPRTETDHSRRPTSSLQPPPQFKRTKTIPIITWQPSL from the coding sequence ATGACGGATCCTGTTCATCTGGCTGCGGTCAGCCCACTGACAAACACATCAGCTTCAAACCCGCCAGTTCCTTGGATACTGCATCCTATCGAGATCCCGTCACGGCCTCTCACTAGACCTCCAGCCGTGTTACTTTCCTTGTGGGATGTCCGGAGAGCTCGACTGACTTCACCAAGCTACCACAGACGCATCCCAGCTCCAGTCTCCCCATTTCCCGAGCCGCAGCGCTCGTTTGTGTCGACTGCCACCCAGACGACCGACAGTGAGTGGGAGTCTCCTGTAAAGACGGCTGAGAACCGCCGTCCCCCGACACCACCAAGCTCTCCAGAGAGCCGGTACACGCCGCCACCTAGGACTGAGACTGACCACTCTCGACGGCCGACATCCTCACTGCAGCCTCCACCGCAATTTAAAAGGACAAAAACCATTCCTATTATCACTTGGCAACCTTCACTTTAA